Part of the Wolbachia endosymbiont of Ctenocephalides felis wCfeJ genome, ATTGCCAACTCTCGCATCATATCCATAAGATGATAAGCCAAAAGATATAACACCTTTACTGCTTTTGTGATCCACAAAAGGCTCTATCATTCCAAAGCTTTCAGCTTTTTCTTTTATCCATTTATCCGGCATAACCGCCATAATTATCCCTTAAAGTTGTGTAATACTTACAATAATATAAAATAAAATTTAAATGTAAACTACAGACCTGGTAGCCTCTATTATTCCAACATCAGTCACAAGTCTATATGAACATTGAGATACAAGTCGATTTGTACCAAGAAGAAAGATGCCACCCAAGTAGTCCAACTTATATCTCTAATATCTTGGAGGATTTATAATTGATTTTCATGTCAAATATAGAATTTTAATAAAATTAACCTCTCTATGAAACTATACAGTAGTAAAATTAAAAGAAATCAATGGTAGTAAGACTGAAAGCACAGGCATGGAATAAAAGTAGCAATAACGCTACAACAAATTATTATACAAATAAATATAAAAAAGGACTTGCTCCTCTATACATTGCTGTTAAACACGGCTATGCAAAGGCAGTGAAGTGCTCGACGAAAAATAGAGTAGGTGCTAAAGTACAAGATAAAGACACATTTTTTACTTCTCTACGTAAAGTTTCTGCACACAATATTTTAGTGTGGTAAAGCACCTAATAAAAAGTGGAATAGGTGTAGAAATAACCGATCAAGATGGATTTACTCCTTTGCATGTTGTTGCTGCCCGTAACAGTGTAAAGGCAATAAAATATTTATTAGAGAATGGAGCAGATCTTGAAGCACGAGATAAAAACGGATGTACTCCTTTACATTCCGCTGCTATGTCTGGTTGTGTAAAAGGAGTAAAGTGCCTAGCAGAAAGTGGAGCAAATCTTGAAGCACAAGATAAAGACGGATTAGATCCCTTGTTTTTTGCTAGGTGCGCTAATAACGACAAGATAATCAAACTTTTGGAAGAAAAAATTAAGAGTAAAAAAGACTTAAGCAAGGATATATCAGAAAAAATAAAAAGTCAGCACTCTCAAACAAGTACAGTATCACTAGAAAAAGTGGAAAAAATAGAAAAAGCAGAAAAAGTAGAAAAAAAACCACTGGTATCAAAAATTACCTACATAAGCCTAGTGGCCACATCAATAATAGGCTCTATCCTCAGTATTGCTTCGGGATCGTTTTGTCTATCAATAATTGCAACTTCTGTAACATCCGCGCTGATAGCCAGCGGCATTATGTACAGAATATTAAAACCTACCACTGAATTGAAAGAAGTAGGCATTCATGGTTCAGACTTATGGCTGCACGAATATTTGATTTGAATCTACCAGAAGGACCAACTCTCTTGAAAATTTATCTTTGTCTGCAGGCTTTTCATTAAATAACTAAATTCAGTAAAAAGTGTATCTATTCTAGCAAAGGGTTTGTAGGTGCGCATACATTCCTGCACTTTTTCTGAATTCTTTTTTTACAGGAGGACATTATGTCCAGCACTATTAGCTTAAGCTTTGTATAGGCTTAAGCGTTAATGCACATAAAAAAACCAAAAGGCGCCTATGGTTTTTAACATTAGACAGCAAACTTTACGTGCTAGTATAGGGTTTTTTTGCCTTTTTTTCATTTGGTAAATTTGTATCCATTCAGAGACATATTGAAGCAAAAGTGGTGTCATTCCAGCGCGTGACGCTGGAATCCAGCCTTATTTTCACTTTTACACAAAATCGAAAATAAGAGGTCTCTTATATTTATCCACGCAAATAGATAAGCCTTATTTTCATTTTTATACAGAATCGAAAATAAGGGATTTCTTATGTTCATAGAAGGGTGTCATTCCAGCGCGCGACGCTGGAATCCAGTAAAAAAAGAATGGATCCCAGTGTCTGCTACTCGGATGACATTATTAGGCTACTCGGGTGACATCATTGATACAAGAAGCCTATTACCATTAAGATAAGCCTTATTTTCACTTTTACGCAAAATCGAAAATAAGAGGTTCTTATGCTCATCTACACAAATAGACAAAGCTTTATTTTCATTTTTATATAGAATCGAAAATAAGAGGTTCTTATGCTCATCTACACAAATAGACAAAGCCTTATTTTCATTTTTACGCAAAATCGAAAATAAGAGGTCTCTTATGTTCATCCACGCAAATAAGGTAAGTCTTATTTTCATTTTTATACAGAATCGAAAATAAGGGATTTCTTATGTTCATAGAAGGGTGTCATTCCAGCGCGTGACGCTGGAATTCAGTGAAAATAAAGTGGATCCCAGTGTCTGCTACTCGGATGACACCGTCTGTTACGCAAATTACTTGCTAATTGTAATGTTCGTGACCATAATGCAAGAAGTCTATCACCATTAAGATAAGCCTTATTTTCACTTTTACGCAAAATCGAAAATAAGAGGTTCTTATGCTCATCTACACAAATAGACAAAGCTTTATTTTCATTTTTACGCAAAATCGAAAATAATGTATACTATAAAAATGGTGTGCTGGAGTTGAATGAATGGATATTAAAGAATCGTATACGTTCAGCCAATGGCGTCAACCTAAGGAAAAACGTCAGTGATTGTGTTGTTCCCTATAGCTGTAATAAGGTAGATAAACCCAAACGTCATCATCTCTTTAGAAGAGTTTGCTAAGGGAGGCTCTTAAGTTGACACCATTGCCAGTACATTCACTAAAACTGACTATTTCTTCTTACTAAGTAATAACAAGTTACCGATACAAAAATAGATTGGTAATATTTCAAGCCTGCCAAGCAGCATTAAAAACGACAGAAATAGTTTTACTCCATTACTAAAGGAGGAATAATTGCCCGAAGGTCCGATTAAGTTACTAAATCCTGGACCAGAATTTGTAAGCGTCGCAGAAACTGAGCTAATGCTAGTTATAAAGTCTGTATTACTTAAGTAAGACATCACTACCGATGATACAGCAAACGTTAATATATAAATTGCAAAAAACGTAAACACAGAGCGAACTTCATCATTTGCCAAGGTTTTACCGTTAAATCTCACTTTATTATCTGCATCAGAGCTTAATAAAAGGTGAAAGCGACTTACTATAGCCCTTAGAAAAACGATCAGACGGAAGATTTTGATTCCACCGCTCGCAGAACCACTACATCCACCAACAAAGGTTAGAAAAAAAGCTAAAACCGAAATAAAGCTCCAATCTACGTAATTGCATATCACATAGCCAGTTGATGTGATAAAAGAAGTAATAGTAAATGTGCCGTACCTAAATGATAATGATATTCCTAAATTAATATTCTTGTATAACCAAAAACAAGCAACCAAAGATGCGATAATAACTATCTTGACAAAGTAAGAGACCTGTTCATCATGGCAAATGTCCAGCCGTCTTATAATTTTGAAATAGCTAAGAAAAGGCAGAGAACCCAAGATCATAAAGATGATTGTTATGGCTTCAAGCAAGGGATTATTATAGTGCCCTATGGAATCGTTGTAATTAGCAAATCCACCAGTTGATACAGCGGACATTCCATGACATATAGCGTCAAACAACGGCATACCAGCCAGATAATAGGAAAATATGCATAATAAAATTAGGCTATAATATATTACCGTAACATGAACAACTACACTTCGCGTGTTTGGTAACCTTCTTTTTGTAGCATCTGAATATTCAGAATAAAGCAAATTATTTAAGCTCAGAATCTTGAGCATGGGAAAAATTGCAATTCCTATAGTGATTATACCAAAGCCACCTATACCATGCAGAATTGCTCTCCACAGTAGCATTCCTGGAGATAGCTTTTCAACATCATCAAACACAGTTGCTCCTGTTGTTGTAAGGCCAGATATCGTTTCAAATAATGCGTCAACATAGCTTAGACTACTGAAATAGAATGGAATAGCTGCAAACAGGGATAAAACAATCCAGGTACAACTGGTAACCGTAAAAATTGCTGGCATTCTATACAATCTGCTCAACTTACCCAATAAAACAAAAGTTGCACCAGATACACAAGTAACCATAAACCCAGTTAGAAAATTTTCCCATTCGTAGCCCAAATACTTATTAGTAATAGCAGGAATAATCATTGTTAAGCTAAACAACAACAGGAATACTCCAACAATAAATACAATTGAGCGTAAAGTCTGCAAATGTTGATGACTTTCCATAGAGCTACTTTCTAAAATAAAAGAATATTACACTATATCGTGAACTCTTGCTGAGATTTTCTTTATATCCTCATTTGAAAGTGGAATCAGACCGCGCCTAGATAGGTACCCATCCTCAGCACTGATTGAATCTATAACTTCTCTAATAAATTCTCTTAACCCATCAACAGTATTTAAGTGCTCTTTCTTTATGTAAAGATATAGAGGCCTTGCTAATATATATTTTCTCGATGATATATTTTCATAAGTCGGCTCAATCCCTGCAATTGTGCTTCCTTGTATTTTATCTTGATTTCTCATTAAAAAGCTAAAACTAAATATCCCTAAGGCATTCTTGTTACTTTTTAATTTTTGTATTATTATGTTTTCATTATTTCCAACTTTTATGTACCTTCCATCCTCTCTGATATTGCTGCATGCCCTCTTTCTTTCCTCCAAATCGTTATAAGTTTCTCTGAAAATTCTTGAATGCATGCATGAATATTGATCAAGCATAACAAAATTAACTAAAGCGTCGTATGTACCCATATCTTGATGGGGACCATAAATTTCAATTTCCATTTTTGGCAAGGCCTGGTTTATATCAGACCAAAATTTCTTATTATTTTTTACTAGTTTACCATTCTCTTGGGAATACGCAGATAAAGTTTCAAACAAATCCTTTTTTGTAAAATCAAATTTATAACTTTGATTCGAATTTGCGATTACAACTCCATCATATCCAAGAATGATTTCTACTACCTCATTTACTCCATTCCTCTTACATAGTTCCCTCTCCACATCTTTTATAGGACGAGATGAAGTAGTGATATCTGGGGTATTCTCCCCTATTCCTGCACAAAACATTTTGAACCCTGCCCCACTCCCTATCGATTCCACAACTGGAGTCTTCAAGGAGAATACACGATTGAAGTCTTCAGCTATATATGAGATAAAGGGAAAAACGGTCGAAGATCCAACAATTCTGATATATTTCCTTGCATCAGCTTTTGATAGCGGTATGGATACCGCAAATATAAAAATCAAGAAAAAGTCTTTAAGCATCGTTTTTAGTTAAGAACATAAGCCTACAATTTTATTAACAAAAAATCAAACTGAAAAGTCCTAATTCTCTTTAAATCATAAATCGACTGCGGTAAATTTACATTGTCTTGCCCGTCACTCTTCAATCCAAGCATTCTTTATGTAAGTAGGTCCCTTTTTTAGGGAAAGAAAACATAAATCATACCTGACTGAATAATCTAAAAAATTAAGGTTCCTACTTAGAAAGTACTTAGAGGTATTCACAATAGACCGACACTGAAGATAAGATATTGGCATTTCCTTTTCAAGCAGACTTGTTTTAACTTCTATAAAAAACAGTTTTTTTTCTTTAGATACAATTAAGTCAACTTCACCGAACTTACAACGATAACGGTGCCTTACAATATCATACCAATTTAGTTTTAAATATATTAAAACTAACAGCTCACCAAGATAACCTATAAAATAGCGTAACTTACCTGTCATAAAAAAGAGAACTATAATTAACTTTTTGTAACTACTTTATTCTCCTCTCTACCTTTTTCTTTATTTTTACTGCCAATCTTACCCTTTGTTGCAGTGTCTCTATCAACTAGCTCTATTACTGCCATTAAAGCACAATCACCCTTTCGAGTATTAAACTTTATTATCCTAGAATACCCACCTTTACGATCTTGATAACGACTAGCTAAAACGTTTAGTAATTTATCAACTGCTACCTTATTATTATGAAGGCGTGAAAGCAAAAGTCTTCTACCGTGTAAAGTATTCTTATTCTTAGCGATTGTAATAAATTTTTCCATATACGGACGAAGCTCCTTAGCTTTTGCTAGGGTAGTTATAATCTGCTCATGGTTAATTAATGAAATAGATAGGTTCTTCAACATCGACAACCTATGCTCAGTGCAACGAGATAGCTTACGCTTTTTTATTCCATGTTTCATATATTACCTAATCTTCATCAGTATGTTGTCTAGCCAATTCATCTATATCCTTAGGTGGCCAATTTGGAACATCCATACCTAAAGACAAACCAAAATTACTTAAAACTGCTTTAATCTCATTCAAGGACTTTCTACCAAAATTAGCAGTTCTTAACATTTCACTCTCTGTTCTCTGCACAAGGTCACCTATATAGGTAATATTTTCATTCTTCAAGCAGTTGTGTGACCTAACAGACAACTCCATTTCATCTACCTTACGCAATAAGATAGGATCATAACCCAAATCCTTATAACCACTAGAAGAAGCCTGTGATTTTTTATAACCTACATCAGAACATATAAAAGGCTGACATTGCTCTTGTAATATCCTTGCAGCAGAATCAACAGCTTGACTTGGAGAAATTGTACCATCAGTCTCAATCGACAATATCAACTTATCCTTATCAGTAACTTGACCAACACGACTATTCTCCACTTTACACGAAACCCTGCTGACAGGGCTATACAAAGCATTAACTGGAATGAAACCCTTTAGATCCTGTTCGCTAATAAGCTTTAAAAGCTCGTTTTCTTTATATTTAGTAACAGGAAGGTAGCCCTTTCCACTAGCCACATATATAGTCATATTGAGCTCTACATTCTGCCCAAGTGTGCATATTAGCAGATCTTTATTAACAATAGAACACTGATCATCAGTTTCTATCATTCCAGCCAATACCTGACAAGGCCCTTTAGCATTCAAACTTAAGCATTTATTAGCAGTACCATTTAATTTACATCTCAGCATACTAATATTCAATACTATATCAGTTACATCCTCCCGTACTCCCTGAATTGAAGTAAATTCATGAGTTACGCCTTCAATTTTTATGCCATAAACAGCACTACCTACAAGAGAAGATAACATCACACGCCTTAATGCATTACCAAGTGTTAAGGCAAAACCACTCTCCAATGGTTCTAGTACTATATCACCTTTTTCACTCGAATTACCTGGCAATACTTTAATTGAACTAGGCCTAGTCAATTTGTCTAAACCGCCAAAAACAGCAACACTGTCATTATGGTACATAAAACAACCTTTTCAAATATTTTATACTCTTCTTTTTTTTCTCAACCTACATCCATTATGAGGAATCGCAGTTTTATCTGCAATTGAGGTTACCGTTAACCCGCAGTTCTGAAGCGCTTTCACTGCAGCTTCAGCCCCAAAACCAGGACCACGTATTATAACAGAAACAACTTTCATACCAAACCTCTCTACTGCAACCTTTGCAGCAGATTCTGAAGCCTTACCTGCAGCATAAGGTGTAGATTTTCTTGAACCTGAGAAACCATGCGCCCCAACAGAAGTTTGGTACAGAGTGTTACCTTGAACATCAGTTACATTTATAAAAGTATTATTAAAAGTTGCACGAATATGCACAACCCCAGTAACAAACTTTTTCGCACTTTTACCAACTGTTCTGACCTTTTTCATAAACTTAATAACAATAAATTTTATTTCTTTCCGGCAATAGGTAAACGAGACCTACCCTTACGAGTTTTAGCATTGGTATGAGTTCTTTGCCCTCTTACAGGCAAACCTTTTCTGTGTCTTATTCCTCTATAACACCCCATTTCTACCAAAGACTTTATATTCATAGCTACTTCTTTTCTAAGCTCACCCTCTATAGTATAACTTCGCCTAATGAAGTTGCTGATTTTTTCTATGTCTTCATCTTGTAATTCCGAAACACGCTTATTCCTATCAATTTTACAAGCATGGCAAATTGCGTTTGCAGTAGCAATACCTATACCATATATATAGGTTAATGCAAAAGGAACACATTTCTTTACTGGAACATTTACACCTGCAATACGCGCCACTAATACTCCGATACTTTATTAATAATAACTCTTAATTTATACCATAAAATAATCCAGAGTCAAACTAAATTGCAAGAAATTTTGTTCTCAATCTCTTGCTTTACCTGAACAACACTAAGATTAGCATTAATCGTTAATAACTTGTCTTTATAATATTCACGCAAATCTTTTATTTGAATGTGATACTCGCTCATTCTTTTATTAATCGCAGATAAGTCAGAGTCATCAACCCTCCTCTCCAACCTAGTACTTTTACATTTTGTACAAACAAAATTATTACCACTCTTGAAAGAAGATGCACTGTATACACTCTTGCAGTCCAAGCACACAAGACGATCCTTTAACCTTTTAATCGCCACCTCACCGTCAAGCTGCAATTCAATTACAATATCCACATCTTTGTTATATCTTTCCCTCAAAACTTGAGTTAAAAAATGAGCTTGGTTTAGATTTCTTGGAAAACCATCCAACAAAAAGTTATCATCCACGCATGCAAGCTGGCTGCGTAATAGTTCACATATGACTTCATCTTGAATCAAATTACCAGATTCTACAGTATTCTTTATCTTTTTACCCAGCTCACTACCACTAGATATAATATTTCTCAGTAAATCCCCTATTGAAATTAACTGTAAGTTATACTTTGCTATTAACAGGATTGACTGAGTACCTTTACCTGAACCAGGAGGACCAAAAATTGTAATAATCATCTTAATTTCCTTGTTTTAGACTCATATTTCCTTATCCAACTATCATATCTATTTGAAAAGACATAGGATTGTATTTGCACAATAGTATCAGTAACAACATTAACTATAATCAATAAGCTCGTTCCACCAAAAATAAAAGATATACCATAATAATACCTTATAATTTCAGGCACAGCACATATAACTACCAAATATGCAGAGCCAATAAACGTTAACTTAAAAACTATATATTGAAGGTAATCAGAGGTATGTTTTCCAGGTCTTCTACCAGGTATAAAACCACTATTTCTTTTAAGAAAATTAGCATTTTCTTCTGGATTAAATATAAAATTGGTATAGAAGAAGTTGAAAAATATTATAAGCGCTAAATAAGCTAAAATATAAATCACCTTATTTGCTATAAAGTAATCTAAAATGAAATTAGAAAAAGCATGCCCTTTATAGAAAGTTGCAATTGAAATAGGTGTCAATAAAATTGCATTGGCAAAAATAGTTGGTATTACACCAGATAGATTAATTTTTAATGGAATATAAGTAAAATCGTCATTGTGTAATTTTTTAAATTGCCTTTTAGGATATTGAACAACGACTTTTCTATAAGAAGACTCTATAAAAATAACCAAAAGCAACAATAAGAAAAACGCTATCAAAATAAAAAAGATAATAAATAACGATATGCTACCATTTTTACTCAACGTTAACAGGGATGAAAAAGCACTATGTAGTTCTGATATTATGCCCGTAAAAATGATTAACGAGATACCATTACCTACACCACTAGTGCTGATCTGTTCACCAAGCCATATCAAAAACATCGTCCCACCTAAAAGGCTAAAGACTCCTACTGTACGAAACATAAGACCAGGTTCAATTACAACTAACGCTCCTTCCCTATTCATTCTTTCTAATCCAACTAAAATAGTAATCGATTGAAACACACAAAATACCACAGTCATATAACGTATGTAAGAATTCATCTTTCTACGTCCCAATTCCCCATCATTTTTGACTTCATTAATTCCTTTGATAGCAGAAGATAATAACTGCATAACTATAGATGCAACTATGTATGGCATAACACTGAGCGCTAAGATTGTCATTCTAGCTAATGCACCGCCAGAAAATAGATTAAATACTCCAAAAACACCTGAACCCTCTTTAGGAAATATATCATTAATTATATCAAGATTAATTCCAGGAATAGGCACATAAGTACCCAAACGATAACAAATTAAAGCGATCAGCGTAAAAAATATACGCTTTAATAAATCACCTTTATATAACAATGCAGGATCCAAACTATTAAACGCGGACTTGCTGCTCATCATTTATGATAGTATTTCCACACTACCGCCAACTGAAGCTACAGATTTTCTTGCAGCTTCCGACGCAAAGTCAATACGAAATACACATTTCTCGTTCAGCTTACCTTTATTAAGAAGCTTGACTTTATCCTTGACAGACTTTATACAGCCTAATTTACATAGCATCTCCTTATCTATAACAGAGCCTTTTACTATCTTTTTAGTTTCTATTAAGTGCTGTATATCAGCAACATTAATTATTGGGTATATATTCCTACGTATAAGGTTAAAACCTCTCTTAGGTAAACGAGTATATATAGATTGCTGCCCACCCTCGAATCCATTGATGGAAACACCGCTCCTAGCTTTCTGCCCCTTATGCCCCCTACCAGATGTTTTTCCTTTACCACAACCAATACCTCTACCTAGTAACTTAGACTTTTTTTTCTGTGATAATTTATTAAATATAGAGTTTAACTTTATAGTACTATTCATACTTTACCTATTTCCAACTATCTCTCCAATCTTTTTATCTCTTTTTCTCGCAACTTGACGAGGAGATAACATACTACCAAAAGCTCTGAACACTGCACATATAACGTTATGAGGATTGTTCGATCTTGTAGACTTAGCTACTACATCTTTTATACCTAACACTTCAAAAACTGACCTAATTGCTCCACCAGCAATAATACCTGTTCCCACTCTAGCTGCTCTTAAAACTATTTCACCAGAGCAAAACTTAGCTTTAATGTCATGATGCAAAGTTCTACCTTCACGCAAGTACACCCTAATCATCGATTTTTTTGCAGCATTTACAGCTTTTATCCTCGCTTCAGCAACTTCCGCGTGTTTGCCCATTCCGCATCCTACTCTACCCTTTTCGTCTCCAACAACCACCAAAATTGAAAATGAAAACCTTCTACCACCCTTGGTAACCGTTGTTACCCTCCGTACTGAAACTAAAAGCTCTGATAAATCATTATTATTTTGTAAATTCTTTGCAGCCATATTTAAAACCTTTTAAAACTTAAATCCAGAACTTCTTAAGGCCTCAGCAAATTGAGAAACCAACCCTGTGTACTTATAGGCCCCACGGTCAAAAACCAATTCCTGCTCTAATTTCATATCAGACAAACGCTCAACCATTAAAGAAGAAACCCGTCTTACAGTCTCAGCATTGACTCTACCTTTACATACATCTCTAACTTTAGCATCCAAAGTAGAAGCAGAAACAAGAGTTACTCCCTTTTCATCATTAATTAATTGAACGTAAAAATGCCTATTAGATTTAAATACGGATATACGTAAACGCTTCTTGTCACCATTATTAAGCTTCCTTCTATTACGTAACTTCCTTTTTTCAAAATTACTCAAAAAATTATATAACCTTTTCATCTTAATTACTTCTTTTTACTTACAACTTTACGCAACATAAATTTACCTTTTATTATAACACCCTTACCTTTATAAGGATCATATTTTCTAACTTTGCATATATCAGATGCTATCATATAAACTTTTTGCTTATCCATGCCACTCACTACTAAGTGAGTCGGCTTTATACACCTAATTTCGACATCCTTAGGCACTTTATACTTAACATTATGGCTATAACCAAGATATAAAGTCAAATATTTACCATCACACTCTGCTTTATACCCTACACCATTAATCTCAAGATTAACAGTAAAACCATTAACTATACCATTGACAATATTGTTAATATTACTTCTACAAGTACCCCACATAGGCTTTATTTCATCATAATTATCTTTGTCTTGATCAACAGAAAGCAACACCTGATTATCAACAACACGGCACATAACATCACTGTTTAGCCTAAGCTCTTTTTCTGCTTTAGCACTTTTTATTAATACCTTACCATCATTATATTCAACTGAAACACCAGCAGGAATATTGATAGGCGCAGCACCTACACGAGACATAAATTTCTCCTATTACTTAAAATACACGACACAAAATTTCTCCGCCAACTTTCAACTTATGCGCATTGTAGTCCGTCATCACTCCTTTAGACGTAGATATAATAAAAATACCAAGCCCATTATATGCTCTAGCAATGTCCTTGTATTTAGAATAACAACGACAACCCGGCTTTGATACTCTAACTATATCACTAATAACAGGTAACCTCTCACAATACTTTAATTTTACAACAAAAGATGGTATATTACCTACAACTTCTTTTTGATAATCAAGGATATACCCTTCATCTTTCAAGATCTTCAGTATAGAAGAATTCACTTTAGAGAATAAAACTCTCGTTGTTTTATGCATTGCTAATTGAGCATTACGTATCCTTGTTAAAAAATCACCAATACCATCAGATAACGCCACAATATACTCCTTATATTATATTTACCAACTGGATTTTGTAACCCCCGGGATCTTCCCGAAAGCACATAAATCACGCAAAACAATTCTACACAAACCAAATTTCCTATATACTCCTCTTGGCCTACCGGTTAAAGCGCATCTATTCCTGATCCTAATCTTAGAAGAATCCCTTGGCAACTCTTTAATTAGTTTATTTTGAACAGCAAACCTTTCAGCAATAGGTATATCCTTGTTATTTATTATAGATTTTAATTTTTCTCTTTTCTCTCTATATTGATCGCACAACTTTACCCGGCGAAGATTTCTTTGTATCATCGATTTTTTTGCCATATACCTATCCTCTCAAACTAA contains:
- the rpsE gene encoding 30S ribosomal protein S5, whose translation is MAAKNLQNNNDLSELLVSVRRVTTVTKGGRRFSFSILVVVGDEKGRVGCGMGKHAEVAEARIKAVNAAKKSMIRVYLREGRTLHHDIKAKFCSGEIVLRAARVGTGIIAGGAIRSVFEVLGIKDVVAKSTRSNNPHNVICAVFRAFGSMLSPRQVARKRDKKIGEIVGNR
- the rplF gene encoding 50S ribosomal protein L6, translating into MSRVGAAPINIPAGVSVEYNDGKVLIKSAKAEKELRLNSDVMCRVVDNQVLLSVDQDKDNYDEIKPMWGTCRSNINNIVNGIVNGFTVNLEINGVGYKAECDGKYLTLYLGYSHNVKYKVPKDVEIRCIKPTHLVVSGMDKQKVYMIASDICKVRKYDPYKGKGVIIKGKFMLRKVVSKKK
- the rpsH gene encoding 30S ribosomal protein S8; the encoded protein is MALSDGIGDFLTRIRNAQLAMHKTTRVLFSKVNSSILKILKDEGYILDYQKEVVGNIPSFVVKLKYCERLPVISDIVRVSKPGCRCYSKYKDIARAYNGLGIFIISTSKGVMTDYNAHKLKVGGEILCRVF
- the rplO gene encoding 50S ribosomal protein L15 is translated as MNSTIKLNSIFNKLSQKKKSKLLGRGIGCGKGKTSGRGHKGQKARSGVSINGFEGGQQSIYTRLPKRGFNLIRRNIYPIINVADIQHLIETKKIVKGSVIDKEMLCKLGCIKSVKDKVKLLNKGKLNEKCVFRIDFASEAARKSVASVGGSVEILS
- the rpsN gene encoding 30S ribosomal protein S14; this encodes MAKKSMIQRNLRRVKLCDQYREKREKLKSIINNKDIPIAERFAVQNKLIKELPRDSSKIRIRNRCALTGRPRGVYRKFGLCRIVLRDLCAFGKIPGVTKSSW
- the rplR gene encoding 50S ribosomal protein L18, translating into MKRLYNFLSNFEKRKLRNRRKLNNGDKKRLRISVFKSNRHFYVQLINDEKGVTLVSASTLDAKVRDVCKGRVNAETVRRVSSLMVERLSDMKLEQELVFDRGAYKYTGLVSQFAEALRSSGFKF